From a region of the Natronogracilivirga saccharolytica genome:
- a CDS encoding class I SAM-dependent methyltransferase has translation MSAYNRFREKHYHTALASLTGRVLEIGFGDGTSLLRYAQADEVFGLEKKRKKIQAAGSLLKKNHRGDIRLVEGVAEQLPFESCHFDAVTCSFTLCSVNSREQTVSEILRVLKPGGRLILLEHTLSHNGFFRILQKVLARPLSKISGNCHLDNEPLRVIDTEKFQIISTAYFPFYLEPPLFIEAVKKG, from the coding sequence ATGAGCGCGTATAACCGTTTCCGGGAAAAACACTATCATACCGCACTGGCCTCACTGACCGGCCGTGTTCTTGAAATCGGTTTTGGCGACGGGACATCATTGCTGCGCTATGCGCAAGCTGATGAGGTCTTTGGCCTGGAAAAAAAACGCAAAAAAATTCAGGCAGCCGGCTCGCTGCTTAAAAAGAATCACAGGGGTGATATCCGGCTGGTAGAAGGAGTGGCTGAGCAGCTTCCGTTTGAATCATGCCATTTTGATGCGGTGACCTGTTCTTTTACACTATGCTCGGTAAATTCCCGGGAACAGACGGTCTCGGAAATACTCCGGGTACTCAAGCCCGGCGGCAGACTGATATTGCTGGAACATACACTGTCACATAACGGCTTTTTCAGGATACTGCAAAAAGTGCTGGCCAGGCCACTGTCAAAAATATCCGGCAACTGCCATCTCGATAATGAGCCTCTTCGCGTTATTGATACTGAGAAGTTCCAAATTATTTCAACGGCCTACTTTCCCTTTTATCTGGAGCCGCCTCTGTTTATCGAAGCGGTAAAAAAAGGATAA
- a CDS encoding complex I subunit 4 family protein, whose amino-acid sequence MEFTIFGIGILTWIVFLPIVGMLIVLLIPNEQKNAMRWTAAAVTGIQLVLAVVLLGLFDREALGINDPGSFQFVEQFEWIIVEAVPWVGKIEIMYFLGIDGLSVLMVLLTALISVIGVISSWTIQEKVKGYFALYLLLVTGMMGVFVALDFFLFFIFWEVMLLPMYFLIGIWGGPRREYAAIKFFVYTFLGGVLMLLVMLALYFSVAYTNDAGDQVHTFNLLHMMNSANFVEGSILYGMDTTWRYVAWIALFISFAIKVPLFPFHTWLPDAHVEAPTPISVILAGVLLKLGTYGMLRIMYPILPDGTVYFMYLMAVLGMISIIYGALCAMAQDDFKKLIAYSSISHMGIVMLGMASLTNQGTVGAVLQMFNHGTITAMLFLIVGVLYDRTHKRGVYDFGGIANQMPKYTGIAMVAMFAALGLPGLSGFVSELFSFLGAFDAFKWITIISVIGIVLTAAYILWTVQRVFLGELDDKHKTLTDLTGREMLMFIPLVIIVIFLGVYPGPAIEFMNASLSHLVEFVNVAGR is encoded by the coding sequence ATGGAATTTACAATATTCGGCATCGGTATTCTCACATGGATCGTCTTCCTTCCCATTGTCGGGATGCTCATCGTTCTGCTCATCCCGAATGAACAAAAAAATGCCATGCGATGGACGGCAGCGGCAGTAACCGGGATCCAGCTTGTGCTGGCTGTCGTGCTGCTTGGTCTTTTCGACCGCGAAGCCCTCGGCATCAACGATCCGGGCAGCTTTCAGTTTGTCGAACAATTCGAATGGATCATTGTCGAAGCCGTGCCCTGGGTCGGGAAGATCGAGATCATGTACTTCCTGGGTATAGACGGTCTGAGTGTGCTGATGGTGCTTCTGACGGCGCTCATCAGTGTCATCGGGGTCATATCCTCGTGGACGATCCAGGAGAAGGTAAAGGGCTACTTTGCGCTCTATTTGCTGCTGGTAACCGGTATGATGGGCGTTTTTGTTGCGCTCGATTTCTTCCTGTTCTTCATTTTCTGGGAAGTCATGCTGCTGCCCATGTATTTCCTCATCGGTATCTGGGGCGGACCCAGGCGCGAATATGCGGCAATCAAGTTTTTCGTCTATACCTTTCTGGGCGGGGTGCTGATGCTGCTGGTCATGCTGGCGCTCTACTTCAGTGTGGCCTATACCAACGACGCCGGTGACCAGGTGCACACCTTCAACCTGCTGCACATGATGAACTCCGCGAATTTTGTTGAAGGGTCCATTCTGTACGGGATGGATACGACCTGGCGCTATGTTGCCTGGATTGCGCTGTTCATCAGTTTTGCGATCAAGGTACCGCTGTTCCCGTTCCATACCTGGCTTCCAGATGCGCACGTGGAAGCGCCAACCCCGATCAGTGTCATCCTGGCCGGTGTCCTCCTTAAGCTGGGGACCTATGGCATGCTGCGGATCATGTATCCCATCCTGCCGGACGGCACCGTCTACTTCATGTACCTGATGGCGGTACTCGGCATGATCAGCATCATCTACGGTGCGCTTTGCGCGATGGCCCAGGACGACTTCAAAAAACTGATCGCCTATTCATCCATCAGTCACATGGGTATTGTGATGCTTGGAATGGCCTCACTCACCAATCAGGGAACCGTGGGCGCAGTACTGCAGATGTTCAACCACGGAACCATTACCGCCATGCTCTTTCTCATCGTCGGCGTACTTTATGACCGGACGCACAAGCGCGGGGTTTACGATTTTGGAGGCATAGCCAACCAGATGCCGAAATATACCGGAATTGCCATGGTCGCCATGTTTGCGGCGCTGGGACTGCCCGGACTCAGCGGGTTTGTCAGCGAGCTCTTCTCGTTCCTCGGCGCTTTCGATGCCTTCAAGTGGATAACCATCATTTCGGTGATCGGGATTGTCCTGACCGCCGCCTACATTCTCTGGACGGTGCAGCGGGTCTTCCTCGGCGAGCTGGATGACAAGCACAAAACCCTTACCGATCTCACAGGCAGGGAAATGCTGATGTTTATTCCGCTTGTGATTATCGTCATTTTCCTCGGTGTCTATCCCGGTCCGGCCATCGAGTTCATGAACGCATCGCTGAGTCATCTGGTGGAATTTGTGAATGTTGCAGGCAGGTAA
- a CDS encoding NADH-quinone oxidoreductase subunit J, producing MDLFALAFYLFAILIIGSAAVMVFTKNIVHAAFALMFTFAGLAVFYALLYAGFVAVTQLLVYVGGILVLILFGVMLTTKGYFEKVKTRTVNLVPATIFSAVVAAILIMVFLSTSWVLVPLEADEVSMTALGELLLTDFMLPFQVAGVLLLLAIIGAVLMSARTRTPKVPDQKQQETS from the coding sequence ATGGATCTGTTTGCTTTAGCTTTTTATCTGTTTGCGATCCTGATCATAGGCAGTGCAGCGGTGATGGTATTTACCAAAAACATTGTGCATGCGGCTTTTGCACTTATGTTTACCTTCGCCGGACTGGCCGTGTTTTATGCCCTTCTTTATGCAGGTTTTGTGGCTGTTACACAGCTGCTGGTTTATGTGGGAGGAATTCTGGTCCTGATACTTTTCGGGGTTATGCTCACAACAAAAGGGTATTTCGAAAAGGTAAAAACCCGGACCGTCAATCTGGTGCCGGCAACCATTTTTTCAGCTGTTGTGGCTGCCATTCTGATTATGGTCTTCCTGTCGACCAGCTGGGTGCTGGTGCCGCTGGAAGCGGATGAGGTGTCCATGACAGCACTGGGTGAGCTGCTTCTGACGGATTTCATGCTGCCCTTTCAGGTCGCCGGTGTCCTGCTCCTGCTGGCCATTATCGGCGCTGTGCTGATGTCCGCCAGAACCCGCACTCCGAAAGTGCCGGATCAAAAACAGCAAGAGACATCCTGA
- a CDS encoding L,D-transpeptidase, whose product MLSDPASGNAPLPGDSLKNTGVQGDHYFIADEADFFQRIDSMASIDSLMISDVPEFLKEPVIPVLKDMRLEVNIRTRELYVYDGSDRVATYPVAVGKPDWPTRTGNWSVYEVVWNPWWHPPDEEWAWYRAIMAPGDPDNPLGRAQLIYDAPRSIHGTIDPSSIGRAASHGSIRVTNEVAMKLARQIMESTGLQHDEDWYRDVQQNRSKNVRIRLSERIPIRVYQ is encoded by the coding sequence GTGTTATCAGATCCGGCCTCCGGAAATGCTCCGTTGCCCGGTGACAGCCTGAAAAATACCGGGGTTCAGGGTGATCACTATTTCATTGCTGACGAAGCTGATTTTTTTCAGCGTATCGATTCAATGGCATCAATAGACTCTCTGATGATTTCCGATGTCCCTGAATTCTTGAAGGAACCCGTCATTCCTGTCCTGAAGGACATGCGGCTGGAGGTAAATATCCGTACCCGTGAACTTTACGTTTATGATGGCAGCGATCGAGTAGCGACCTACCCGGTGGCTGTGGGAAAGCCGGACTGGCCCACACGTACCGGAAACTGGAGCGTCTATGAGGTGGTGTGGAATCCGTGGTGGCATCCGCCGGATGAGGAATGGGCCTGGTATCGTGCCATCATGGCTCCGGGTGATCCCGATAATCCCCTCGGGCGTGCACAGTTGATATACGATGCGCCGAGATCTATACACGGAACCATTGATCCGTCATCAATAGGAAGGGCAGCATCACACGGCTCCATCAGAGTAACAAATGAGGTGGCTATGAAACTGGCAAGACAGATTATGGAATCTACGGGACTGCAGCATGATGAGGACTGGTACAGGGATGTGCAGCAAAACAGGAGCAAGAACGTGAGGATCAGATTGTCAGAACGGATTCCGATCAGGGTATATCAGTAA
- a CDS encoding mechanosensitive ion channel family protein, which produces MEESGHNIIRWVVSKLPEQLQVTHIETLAGIILLALIVLFLHLIVRRWLIRLLNKLGEKANHPWYDALLKNRVPQRGLFILPLLIFYIGFDWVSDLPEEWLDFFTRIINSMMVLVFARTIDAFLSTVHSIHITQPGSNRRPIKSYIQLGKVLVYLVAAILIIAQLAGLSPWFFLSGIGAITAILMLIFRDTLLSLVASVQLTNNDLIRVGDWIEMEQFGADGNVIDIALNNVRVQNWDKTFAVIPTHKFLEHSFRNWRGMQESGGRRMMRSLLIDIESVRFLTLSEVERLKESYLLKDYIEKKLDEVGRYNQKFLTKPGIVTNGRWLTNVGTFRAYAFEYLKHHPRTNKELFTLVRQLEPTAQGLPIQLYAFADSTQWANYEHIQADIFDHMLAILPEFGLRHYQQPSGKNIDRFINSTGMRRE; this is translated from the coding sequence ATGGAAGAGTCCGGTCATAATATTATTCGCTGGGTAGTTTCAAAACTCCCCGAACAATTACAGGTCACTCATATTGAAACGCTGGCAGGCATCATACTGCTGGCTCTGATTGTTCTGTTCCTTCATCTGATTGTGAGACGATGGCTGATACGGCTGCTCAACAAACTTGGTGAGAAGGCCAATCATCCGTGGTATGATGCTTTGCTTAAAAACCGCGTTCCTCAGCGCGGGCTGTTCATCTTGCCGCTGCTCATTTTCTACATTGGTTTTGACTGGGTATCTGACCTGCCGGAGGAGTGGCTCGATTTTTTCACAAGGATCATAAACTCTATGATGGTACTCGTCTTTGCTCGGACCATCGATGCTTTTTTATCAACTGTTCACAGCATTCACATAACACAGCCCGGATCCAATCGCCGTCCCATAAAAAGCTATATACAGCTTGGTAAAGTTCTGGTCTATCTTGTTGCTGCCATTTTAATTATTGCTCAGCTCGCCGGGCTTTCACCCTGGTTCTTCCTAAGCGGTATTGGTGCCATCACCGCTATACTGATGCTGATTTTTCGCGATACACTGCTTTCACTTGTAGCCAGTGTCCAGCTTACCAACAACGATCTCATCCGTGTCGGAGACTGGATCGAAATGGAACAATTCGGTGCAGACGGAAATGTAATTGATATTGCACTCAATAACGTGCGTGTCCAGAACTGGGACAAGACCTTTGCGGTTATTCCGACTCATAAATTCCTGGAGCATAGTTTCAGAAACTGGCGGGGCATGCAGGAAAGCGGCGGGCGGAGAATGATGCGTTCTCTTCTTATCGATATTGAGAGCGTGAGGTTTCTTACACTCTCCGAAGTAGAGCGTCTGAAAGAATCTTATCTTCTGAAAGACTATATCGAAAAAAAGCTGGACGAAGTCGGCAGATATAACCAGAAATTCCTGACCAAGCCGGGTATTGTCACCAACGGCAGATGGCTAACAAATGTCGGCACTTTTCGGGCATATGCTTTTGAATATCTGAAGCATCACCCCCGGACAAACAAAGAACTGTTCACACTTGTCCGGCAGCTGGAGCCAACAGCCCAGGGATTGCCGATACAGCTCTACGCCTTTGCAGACAGCACGCAATGGGCAAATTATGAGCACATTCAGGCCGATATTTTTGATCATATGCTGGCCATTCTGCCGGAATTCGGATTGCGGCACTATCAGCAGCCATCCGGAAAAAACATTGACCGTTTCATCAATTCAACGGGGATGCGGCGGGAGTGA
- a CDS encoding radical SAM protein, with the protein MWLYKKQETIPGYIGGQRWIIPEKTFVPAYLKLYEQDSSIFEERREKALKLLEECIVCPRDCRVNRLEDEHGICRSGRYANVSSAFPHHGEEAGLRGRNGSGTIFFSFCNLKCVFCQNHELSWQGQGTELDAGQLAGLMIDLQNSGCHNINFVTPEHVVPQLMEAIPIAVEKGLRVPLVYNTSAYDSMHSLELMDGIIDIYMPDFKFWDRENARRFMAAEDYPDVAREAVREMHRQVGPLRFSEKGIALRGLLIRHLVMPEQTAGSDEIFRFLSNEISKDTWVNIMDQYRPDGMVLRKPDKYAEISRGIYRSEYDRAVRSARSHGLYRFDNN; encoded by the coding sequence ATGTGGCTGTATAAAAAACAGGAGACTATTCCCGGCTATATTGGCGGGCAGCGTTGGATAATTCCGGAGAAAACGTTTGTCCCCGCATACCTGAAGCTGTATGAGCAGGACAGCAGCATATTTGAGGAGCGCAGGGAAAAAGCCCTGAAATTGCTTGAAGAGTGCATCGTTTGTCCGCGTGACTGCAGGGTGAACAGGCTGGAAGATGAACACGGCATTTGCCGGTCAGGGCGATACGCGAATGTCAGCAGCGCGTTTCCGCACCACGGGGAAGAGGCAGGGCTGCGAGGCCGGAACGGATCCGGAACCATATTCTTCTCGTTCTGCAATCTTAAGTGCGTTTTTTGCCAGAATCATGAACTCTCCTGGCAGGGGCAGGGGACGGAACTGGATGCCGGTCAGCTGGCCGGTCTCATGATTGACCTCCAGAACTCGGGGTGTCACAACATCAACTTTGTGACGCCTGAACATGTCGTGCCGCAGCTGATGGAAGCCATTCCGATCGCCGTGGAAAAGGGGCTTCGCGTACCTTTGGTGTATAATACCAGCGCCTATGACTCCATGCACTCCCTTGAACTGATGGATGGCATCATTGATATTTACATGCCTGATTTCAAATTCTGGGACAGGGAAAATGCCCGCAGATTCATGGCAGCCGAAGACTATCCGGACGTTGCCAGGGAAGCGGTCCGTGAGATGCACAGGCAGGTCGGGCCGCTCCGTTTCAGTGAAAAAGGCATTGCGCTTCGCGGACTGCTCATCCGCCATCTTGTTATGCCTGAGCAGACCGCCGGCTCAGATGAGATATTCCGGTTCCTTTCCAATGAAATATCCAAAGATACCTGGGTGAATATCATGGATCAGTATCGTCCCGACGGAATGGTGCTGCGGAAACCGGACAAGTATGCCGAAATCAGCCGGGGTATTTACAGATCAGAATATGACCGGGCTGTGCGGTCTGCACGAAGCCATGGCTTGTACCGGTTTGATAATAACTGA
- the nuoL gene encoding NADH-quinone oxidoreductase subunit L, which yields MGLENLILLSLITLFLPLAGFVLLIFFGKRMPREGDWLATATVTAAFLASLVIMFAKLATPETVTAGWNWATFGGIPGVGEVTVELGILIDNLSAIMLVVVTLISMLVHFFSMGYLEGDVRYSRYFAYLGLFTFSMLGIVLTHNLLMMYIFWELVGVSSYLLIGHWYEKKSASNAAIKAFVVNRVGDAGMFIGIMIIFVHFSTFSFDAIFSAVSAGNLPFESQAWLTAVGVLIFCGAIGKSAQFPLHVWLPDAMEGPTPVSALIHAATMVAAGVFLVARLFPLFTADALLVIAYIGALTALIAATIAITQYDIKKVLAWSTISQLGYMILALGVGAYAAGFMHLVTHAAFKAGLFLGSGAVIYAMHAALHKQHDHQTDAQDVRNMGGLRSRMPLTYWTFLIFTLAISGIPLTSGFLSKDEILAGTLAFSTLNGHYLLPLIAFAVAGMTAFYMFRLLILTFHGKPADEERLTLVREVPGVMGIPLVILAALSVFIFYSFNPFGASSGWLFQALERPASVVPEALAPATWPVLYEAISRVHTLVMILSIVIAVGGLAFAWMVYEKRSVSADKMASAMGWLYHGSRKKWYFDEMYEAVFVNGTLGLTRISNWFDMNIVDGIVNGAGSVTRSVSKISGWIDNTFVDGLVNFLANFTGAIGMRLRKIQTGSIQNYLVFAVFGFLIITILILAI from the coding sequence ATGGGATTGGAAAACTTGATACTGCTGTCACTTATTACACTTTTTCTTCCGCTGGCCGGATTTGTGCTGCTGATTTTTTTCGGGAAGCGGATGCCCAGGGAGGGCGACTGGCTGGCCACTGCGACAGTGACCGCCGCTTTTCTGGCATCACTGGTTATCATGTTTGCAAAACTGGCAACGCCTGAAACAGTGACCGCCGGCTGGAACTGGGCAACGTTCGGAGGTATTCCCGGCGTCGGAGAAGTGACCGTCGAGCTGGGCATACTGATCGACAACCTGTCGGCAATCATGCTTGTCGTGGTTACCCTCATCAGTATGCTGGTACACTTTTTCTCGATGGGCTACCTCGAAGGCGATGTGCGTTACTCCCGGTACTTTGCCTACCTCGGCTTGTTTACGTTTTCTATGCTGGGCATCGTGCTTACCCACAACCTTCTGATGATGTACATTTTCTGGGAGCTGGTAGGCGTGAGCTCATATCTGCTGATCGGACACTGGTATGAGAAGAAATCGGCATCCAATGCCGCGATCAAGGCGTTCGTAGTAAACAGGGTCGGTGACGCCGGCATGTTCATCGGTATCATGATCATCTTCGTCCACTTTTCGACATTCTCGTTTGATGCCATTTTCAGTGCCGTTTCAGCCGGCAACCTGCCCTTTGAAAGCCAGGCATGGCTGACAGCCGTCGGTGTGCTGATTTTCTGCGGTGCCATTGGCAAATCCGCCCAGTTCCCGCTTCACGTCTGGTTGCCCGATGCCATGGAGGGTCCGACCCCTGTCAGCGCCCTGATCCATGCCGCCACGATGGTGGCCGCCGGTGTGTTTCTCGTTGCCCGGCTTTTCCCGCTGTTCACGGCGGACGCCCTTCTGGTCATTGCTTACATCGGAGCCCTTACGGCACTCATTGCAGCCACCATCGCCATCACGCAGTATGATATAAAAAAGGTGCTCGCCTGGTCTACCATCAGCCAGCTTGGCTACATGATACTCGCCCTGGGTGTGGGCGCCTACGCAGCAGGGTTCATGCACCTTGTCACACATGCTGCATTCAAGGCCGGACTTTTTCTCGGTTCCGGGGCCGTTATCTATGCGATGCACGCCGCCCTGCACAAGCAGCACGATCATCAAACCGATGCCCAGGATGTGCGGAATATGGGAGGGTTGCGATCCAGAATGCCGCTGACCTACTGGACGTTCCTCATATTCACGCTGGCCATTTCCGGCATTCCGCTGACATCCGGCTTTTTGAGCAAGGATGAAATCCTGGCCGGTACACTTGCATTCAGCACGCTGAACGGACACTACCTGCTGCCGCTCATAGCGTTTGCCGTCGCCGGTATGACGGCATTCTACATGTTCCGGCTTCTGATTCTCACATTCCACGGCAAACCGGCTGATGAGGAGCGCCTGACGCTCGTACGCGAAGTTCCCGGAGTCATGGGCATTCCGCTTGTCATCCTTGCGGCATTATCGGTATTCATTTTTTACAGCTTCAATCCGTTCGGAGCTTCATCCGGCTGGCTCTTCCAGGCGCTGGAACGGCCGGCAAGCGTTGTCCCCGAAGCACTCGCACCGGCAACCTGGCCGGTCCTTTACGAAGCCATCAGCCGGGTGCATACCCTCGTCATGATTCTGTCAATCGTCATAGCCGTTGGCGGACTTGCATTTGCATGGATGGTGTATGAAAAGCGATCCGTCAGCGCCGACAAAATGGCGTCAGCCATGGGGTGGCTCTATCACGGGTCCCGCAAAAAATGGTACTTTGACGAGATGTATGAAGCCGTATTTGTCAACGGCACTCTGGGTCTGACCCGCATTTCAAACTGGTTTGACATGAATATCGTCGACGGTATTGTCAACGGTGCAGGATCAGTGACCAGAAGCGTTTCGAAAATCAGCGGCTGGATTGACAACACCTTTGTCGACGGTCTGGTGAACTTCCTGGCGAATTTCACCGGAGCCATTGGAATGAGGCTCAGAAAGATACAAACAGGCAGCATCCAGAATTACCTGGTCTTCGCTGTATTCGGATTCCTGATCATAACCATTTTAATACTGGCCATCTGA
- the nuoK gene encoding NADH-quinone oxidoreductase subunit NuoK yields the protein MVLPEWLAEPGLNHFLVVSAILFSLGLLAVISRRNIIMILMGIELILNSANLNIVAFSRYGMLDLDGHMIALFVIIIAAAEAAVALAIVLNIYNRFGSVDVEHITELKE from the coding sequence ATGGTATTACCTGAATGGCTGGCAGAGCCCGGACTCAATCATTTCCTGGTCGTGAGTGCCATCCTGTTTTCGCTGGGATTGCTGGCTGTGATATCCCGCAGAAACATCATTATGATCCTGATGGGGATCGAGCTGATTCTCAACTCGGCAAATCTCAACATCGTGGCCTTCAGCCGGTATGGTATGCTGGATCTTGACGGGCACATGATTGCCCTGTTTGTGATCATTATTGCCGCGGCCGAAGCGGCCGTTGCCCTGGCCATTGTACTGAATATATACAACCGGTTCGGGTCTGTGGATGTCGAACATATCACCGAGCTTAAGGAGTAG
- a CDS encoding FKBP-type peptidyl-prolyl cis-trans isomerase: MKLPRFLVISALLVLSACIEDETQDFDNADDIAYLEDYADRDDVTITDSGLMYRVLETGDGDSPEQSSEVRVHYTATLVDGDVIDSSHDRDEPARFFVNDLITGFSEGLMLMQEGDIFELVLPDFLAYGEFPPPGSGIHPGATLIFEVELIEIITEEEEEENGDDNDNGDDNNGDEENGNNDNNDDHTEA, translated from the coding sequence ATGAAATTACCCCGGTTTCTGGTCATCTCCGCTCTGCTGGTGCTTTCAGCCTGCATTGAAGATGAGACCCAGGATTTTGACAACGCTGATGACATTGCCTACCTTGAAGATTATGCCGATCGGGATGATGTGACGATCACCGACAGCGGACTGATGTATCGTGTCCTGGAGACCGGTGATGGTGATTCCCCGGAGCAGTCGTCCGAGGTCAGAGTACATTACACGGCAACCCTTGTTGACGGCGATGTGATCGACAGCTCACATGACCGGGATGAGCCTGCCCGTTTCTTTGTCAATGACCTCATCACCGGATTTTCTGAAGGTCTGATGCTTATGCAGGAAGGTGATATATTTGAGCTGGTCCTGCCTGATTTCCTTGCATACGGAGAGTTCCCGCCTCCCGGCAGCGGGATTCATCCCGGCGCCACGCTCATTTTCGAAGTGGAGCTGATCGAAATCATTACCGAAGAAGAAGAGGAAGAAAACGGTGATGATAATGACAATGGTGACGATAATAACGGTGATGAGGAAAACGGCAATAACGATAACAATGATGATCATACCGAAGCGTAA
- a CDS encoding NADH-quinone oxidoreductase subunit N has translation MAEHIIESIFRFLPEIALTITLIAAIVADLILKERNRNVAWVVLAGLVVTGALVLGQAGWNVSIFSDTVAVDPFAVFFKAVLLIAGLFIVLFSVKSRELDHNSTRIGEYYMLITGVIFGMFLMVGATNLLLMYLAFELTSISSYVLAGFTKTLRKSAEASMKYIIFGSVSSGFLIYGISLLIGVTGAVDIYGIREALMDGVEQTAALYLAVIMIILGFSYKITAVPFHFWAPDVYQGAPVTITTFLATASKVAGFAMMIRFFRVAFVDSGTLTTPGFEGIAAVMPWNVVIAVMAALTMLIANLMALWQENIKRLLAYSSIGHAGFILMGLALLSDEGISAMMIYLAIYLFMNMGAFFVVMLVADKIDTEQISDYEGLGQRAPFLSVAMTIFMVALAGFPPTAGFIAKVYIFGATISAGWIWLVAVAGLATIISLFYYIRVVRNMFLVDPSDETSGPLTFDRSSVAILILLLIPVLFLGVYFTPIVTWAKNAVTMFGV, from the coding sequence ATGGCTGAACACATTATTGAAAGTATTTTCCGGTTCCTTCCCGAGATTGCGCTGACGATTACGCTGATTGCGGCAATTGTGGCGGATCTTATTCTGAAGGAGCGAAACAGAAACGTGGCCTGGGTGGTGCTGGCCGGACTGGTGGTGACAGGGGCACTGGTGTTGGGTCAGGCCGGATGGAATGTTTCCATTTTCAGCGACACAGTGGCCGTGGATCCGTTCGCGGTATTCTTCAAGGCCGTGTTGCTGATAGCCGGACTCTTTATCGTTCTTTTCTCGGTCAAAAGCCGCGAACTCGATCACAACAGCACCCGCATCGGCGAATACTACATGCTAATTACCGGTGTCATTTTCGGGATGTTCCTGATGGTGGGAGCGACCAATCTGCTGCTGATGTATCTGGCTTTTGAGCTGACAAGTATCAGCTCCTATGTCCTGGCCGGATTCACCAAAACGCTCCGGAAATCGGCTGAAGCGTCGATGAAATACATCATCTTCGGATCGGTTTCGTCGGGTTTTCTGATTTACGGCATTTCGCTTCTGATTGGTGTGACCGGTGCGGTTGATATTTACGGTATTCGTGAAGCTTTGATGGACGGGGTGGAACAGACGGCGGCCCTGTATCTTGCGGTCATCATGATCATTCTTGGGTTCAGCTACAAGATTACGGCGGTACCGTTTCATTTCTGGGCGCCCGATGTGTATCAGGGAGCTCCGGTAACCATTACGACGTTTCTGGCAACCGCTTCAAAGGTGGCAGGGTTTGCCATGATGATCCGTTTCTTCCGTGTGGCCTTTGTTGATTCGGGAACCCTGACTACCCCCGGCTTTGAAGGGATTGCCGCTGTTATGCCCTGGAATGTTGTAATTGCCGTTATGGCTGCGCTGACCATGCTCATTGCCAATCTCATGGCATTGTGGCAGGAGAATATCAAAAGACTGCTGGCCTACTCAAGCATCGGCCACGCCGGATTTATCCTCATGGGTCTTGCTCTGCTGAGTGACGAAGGCATCAGTGCCATGATGATCTATCTTGCGATCTATCTGTTCATGAATATGGGTGCCTTCTTTGTGGTCATGCTGGTTGCAGATAAAATTGATACCGAGCAGATCAGTGATTATGAGGGGCTGGGCCAGCGTGCACCGTTTCTCAGTGTGGCGATGACCATTTTTATGGTGGCGCTTGCCGGATTTCCGCCCACTGCCGGCTTCATTGCCAAGGTCTACATTTTCGGTGCTACCATAAGTGCGGGATGGATCTGGCTGGTTGCTGTTGCCGGTCTGGCTACCATTATTTCACTCTTCTATTATATCCGTGTAGTCCGGAATATGTTTCTCGTGGATCCGTCAGATGAGACTTCCGGTCCGCTGACATTTGACCGCAGCTCTGTCGCAATACTGATTTTACTGCTTATTCCGGTGCTGTTTCTTGGCGTCTATTTCACGCCGATTGTTACCTGGGCGAAAAACGCGGTTACCATGTTCGGGGTGTGA